From Microbacterium sp. CGR2:
GCGCAGCGGCATCCACATCATCGACCTCCAGCAGTCGCTGGGCTACATCGACAAGGCCTACGACTTCGTCAAGGAGACCGTCGCCCACGGCGGCACCATCCTCTTCGTCGGCACGAAGAAGCAGGCGCAGGAGATCCTCGCCGAGCAGGCCACCCGTGTCGGCCAGCCCTTCGTGAACCAGCGCTGGCTCGGCGGGCTCCTCACCAACTTCTCCACGATCTCCAAGCGTCTCGCACGCATGAAGGAGCTCGAGGAACTCGACTACGAGACCCCGGCCAACAGCGGCTTCACGAAGAAGGAGCTGCTGCTCAAGAAGCGCGAGCTCGACAAGCTGCACAAGTCGCTGGGCGGTATCCGGAACCTGACCAAGACGCCTTCGGCTCTCTGGGTCGTCGACGCCAAGCGCGAGCACCTCGCCATCGACGAGGCCAAGAAGCTCGGCATCCCCGTCATCGGAATCCTCGACACCAACGCCGACCCGGATGACTTCCAGTACCCGATCCCCGGCAACGACGACGCGATTCGCTCCGTCTCCCTGCTGACGCGGATCATCGCGGACGCCGCTGCCGAGGGCCTGCAGCAGAAGCACAACCCGGAGACGGGCGACGCTGAGCCGCTCGCCGACTGGGAGCGCGAGCTTCTCGAGACGCCCGCCGACGACGCGCCTGCCGCGGACGCCGCTGAGGCTCCGGCCGAAGAGGCTCCTGCCGCTGAGTCGGCTGAGGCTCCGGCCGACGAGGCTCCCGCTGCTGAGTCGGCTGAGGCTCCGGCAGAAGAGGCTCCCGCCGAGGAAGCTCCCGCCGCTGAGTCGGCTGAGGCTCCCGCGGAAGAGGCTCCCGCCGCTGAGTCGGCTGAGGCTCCGGCCGCCGACGCCGCCGCCAAGTAATCCCGCGAAGACAACGCCCACCCACATCACGAAGCAAGGAGCCACCACACATGGCCAACTTCACCATCGCCGACCTCAAGGCCCTGCGTGAGCAGCTCGGCACGGGAATGGTCGACACCAAGAAGGCGCTCGAGGAGGCTGACGGCGACGTCCAGAAGGCCACCGAGATCCTGCGCCTCAAGGGTGCGAAGGGTAACGCCAAGCGTGCCGATCGCTCCACCAGCGAGGGACTGATCGTCGCTCGCGAGAGCGAAGGCGCGGTGACGCTCATCGAACTCGCATGCGAGACCGACTTCGTCGCCAAGAACGACCGCTTCATCACGCTGGCCGAAAAGGTCGCCGATGCTGTCGCCGCCGTGAAGGCCGATTCGGTTGAGGCTGCTCTCGCGGCCCAGGCCGGTGAGCAGACCGTCGAACAGCTCGTCTCGGAAGAGGCCGCCATCATCGGCGAGAAGGTCGAACTTCGTCGCGTTCGCACCATCACCGGTGACAAGGTCGAGGTGTACCTGCACCGCACGAGCAAGGACCTGCCCCCGCAGATCGGCGTCGTGGTCGCCTACTCGGGCGACGATGCCGAGACCGCTCGCAGCATCGCGCAGCACATCTCGTTCGCCAACCCGTCGTACTTGTCTCGGGAAGACGTCCCGGCCGACGCCGTCGAGAAGGAGCGCGAGATCGTCACCGAGATCTCACGCAACGAAGGCAAGCCGGAGGCGGCTCTGCCCAAGATCGTCGAGGGGCGTGTGTCCGCGTTCATCAAGCAGGTCGCCCTGCTCGAGCAGGACTACGCCAAGGACAACAAGCTCTCTGTCGCCCAGGTGGCGAAGGACGCCGGTATCACCGTGACGGACTTCGCACGCTTCAAGGTCGGCGCGTAGCACCGTCGAAGGGGTTCGGATCATCGAGATCCGAACCCCTTCTTCATGCCCACGAGGCACTATCTTGAATCGGGACGAGAGGATCATTCCATGACCGAACGCACAGGACGCCGTCGCGTTCTCCTCAAGCTCTCCGGAGAAGCCTTCGGAGCCGGCCAACTGGGTGTCAACCCGGACGTGGTCGGCCAGATCGCACGAGACATCGCGGCTGCTGTCGATCGCGTCGAGGTGGCCGTCGTCGTCGGCGGTGGCAACTTCTTCCGCGGTGCGGAACTCAGCCAGCGCGGAATGGACCGCGGTCGTGCGGACTACATGGGCATGCTGGGCACCGTGATGAATGCGCTCGCCCTGCAGGACTTCCTGGAGCAGGCGGGTGCCGCCACTCGGGTGCAGTCTGCGATCGCCATGACACAGGTGGCGGAGCCGTACATCCCACGGCGGGCCGAGCGTCACATGGAGAAGGGACGCGTCGTCATCTTCGGTGCGGGCGCGGGACTCCCGTACTTCTCCACCGACACGGTGGCCGCTCAGCGCGCGCTCGAGATCGGTGCGCAAGAGGTTCTCGTCGCCAAGAACGGCGTGGACGCCATCTACACAGCCGACCCGAACAAGCACGCCGATGCCGAGCGCATCGAGCGCGTGACCTACCGTGACGCGCTTCAGCAGGGGCTGAAGGTCGTCGATTCGACCGCATTCAGCCTGTGCATGGACAACAACATGGACATGCGGGTGTTCGGGATGGAGCCGTCGGGCAACGTCACGCGTGCGCTGCTGGGCGAGCCGATCGGAACACTCGTCACCGCCTGAGCGTGTGCGCGGGCGGCCGACTGTTCGCCCGATAGAATTTCCAGAACACCCCGACGATAGGAGTCACCGTGATCGCGGATGTCCTCGCTGAAACCACTTCTCGCATGTCGAGGGCGGTCGACGCCGCCAAGGAAGACTTCTCCACGGTCCGCACCGGCCGTGCGAACCCGCAGATGTTCCAGAAGCTGCTCGTCGACTACTACGGAACGCCGACGCCGCTGGGCCAGCTCGCCTCGCTGGCGAACCAGGAGGCGCGCACGCTCATCATCACGCCTTACGACAAGTCGGCGCTGCGTGCGATCGAGCAGGCTGTCCGCGACATGCCCAATCTCGGTGCGAACCCGACGAATGACGGCAACCTCGTGCGGGTGACGATGCCGGAGCTCACCGCTGAGCGGCGCAAGGAGTACGTCAAGCTCGCCAAGACCAAGGCGGAGGACGCCAAGGTGCATGTTCGCGGCATCCGCCGCAAGGCGAAGGATGAGCTGGACGCGCTCAAGAGCGAGCTCGGCGAAGACGAGATCACGCGCGCTGAGAAGGAACTCGACGGTCTGACGCGTCAGCATGTGGACCTCATCGACGACGCTCTCAAGCGCAAAGAGGCCGAACTCCTCGAGGTGTAGTCCGAATGTCTGATGACAGCCGAGATGCCGAGGAAGGTACGCCGTTGACGCGCCGTGAGGCGCGCGACGTGTCGGCCCCTGACGACCGCATCCCGCTCGTGGATGCGGCTTTCCCGGCTTTCGACGCGGCGAGCATCCCGCCTCGGCCCCCCGTCCCGGCCGCAGGACCGGGCGCCGTGAGCGCCGGAGTGCTCGACACAGGTGACCACAGCGCGATCCGCGAGCAGTGGCGGGTGCGCCGAGACGAGCTCAACACCCACGTCTCGTACGCAAGGGACCAGCTCGACCAGGCGAACGAGCGCATCAAGCAACGGACAGGCCGAGATCTGATCCTCGCCATCCTGATCGGACTCGCGTTCGGCGCAGCGCTGTTGGGCTCCCTGATCTTCATCAAGGCGCTTTTCGTTCCCTTCGCTCTCGCGGCGGCCCTCCTCGTGGTGTACGAGCTGTCGCGTGCCCTGCGCGCGGCAGGACGACGCATCGACGTCGTCCCGCAACTGATCGCAGCGACCTTTCTGGTTCTCCCGGCGTACTTCGCGGAAGCCTGGTTGAGCTGGGTGATGCTCTTCGTGGCCGTCGCCTTCGTCATCGTCTGGCGACTCGTCGCGCAGATGATCGTCCAGGATGGCCGCACCTACGGCGAGGTTCTCGCGGATGCGGTCATCGGCGGATTCGTGCAGGTCTACGTCCCGTTCCTCGCGGGGGTCGCGTTGATCCTGCTCGAGCAGGACGGCGGCGAGTGGTGGGTCCTGAGTTTCATAGCCATCGCCGTGGCCGCTGACACCGGCGCGTATGCAGCCGGGCTGACCTTCGGAAAGCACCCGATGGCACCCCGGATCAGTCCCAAGAAGACGTGGGAAGGCTTCGCCGGCGCCGTGATCGCTTCGCTGGCTGCCGGCGTGCTCCTCGCCATCTTCCTGCTGGACCTTCCGTGGTGGGCGGGTCTGATCTTCGGAGTGGCGATTCTCCTCACCGCGACGCTCGGTGACCTCGGCGAGTCGATGCTCAAGCGCGATCTGGGGATCAAGGACATGAGCTCCTGGTTGCCCGGACACGGTGGGCTGCTCGACCGGCTCGACAGCATCCTTCCCTCGACCGTCCCCGCTCTGGGACTGTACTTCCTTCTCTCTCCCTGGGCGGTTCTCTGATGACTGACGGCCGTAGCGACGCACCGGCTCCTCCGGATGACGAGAGCCCACCGGCGTTCGCACTGACGACAGGTCGGGAGATGGGGTATCACCGAACCGCCGTCGACTCTTTCTTGGCGTCAGCGCGACTCGCCTTCGAGACCGGCGCGGATGAGCTCGACGCCGCTGACGTGCGGACCGCCTCTTTCCCGCTGGTCAAGGGCGGGTACGTCGTCGCCGCGGTCGACGCCGCTCTCGGACGTGTCGAAGACGCATTCGCCGCCCGGGCGCGCGAACGCGTGGTGAAAGCAGAGGGCGCAGGCGTGTGGGTCGAACAGGCTCGCGCGGAAGCCCAACTGATCCTGGATCACCTTGCTCGCCCTTCGCGTCACCGTTTCGCCCGCACCGGCCTGCTCACGTTCGGTTACCGAGTCGACGAGGTCGATCATGTCGCGTCGCGCATCGTCCGATACCTCCGAGATGGGGACGCACTGTCGGCTGAGCAATTACGCTCGGCAGCCTTCCGGATGCAGCGCGGAGGCTACCGCGAAGAGCAGGTAGACGCCCTCCTCGATGCCACCATCGATGTGATCCTTGCCGTTCGCTGAGCTTCCTGATGGTCGTTCTCGGCTCCTTTGCGTAGACTGTTGCTCATCGTGAACTCCCGAAACGACATGACTCCCGAACGCAACGGCTCCTCGCTGTCCTCTGCAGCGACGGTCCCATCGGCGAGCAAGGGGGCGCCCCGCTGGTCGCGTCGCCGCGGCGTTGCCAGCGTGATCAGTGCTCTGGCCGTCGTCGGATTCGCCGGCGCGATGGTCGCGCCGACCGGCGTGGCGATGGCGGAACCGGTGGCGGTGGAGACGCCGGATTCGGCATACTCCGTCGCTCTCGCGGACACCCAGAATCTCACCGTGACGGTCGAAGGTGCTGCCATCGCCCCCGTCGAGCGGGGGAATTTCGAGGTGTACGTCAAACCGAAGCCCAAGCCCAAGCCCAAGCCGAAGCCCGCGCCCGAACCCGCCGAAAGCGGATCGGAATCGGAGCCCGAATCCGACGGAGGCTCCTCCGGAGGCGGACCCCCGCCGTACACCGGTGGGGGAGCGCCAGCGGAATGGATGGCGGCGGCGGGCATCGCACAGAGCGACTGGCAGTACGTCGATTACGTCGTCTCGCGCGAGAGCGGATGGAATCCCAACGCGACCAACTCGTCGTCCGGCGCCTGCGGACTGGTTCAGGCGCTGCCCTGCAGCAAGGTTCCGGGCAATGGTTACAATCCGGTCGACAACCTGCGGTGGGCGAACGGGTACGCGACGGGTCGATACGGCAGCTGGGCGGGCGCGTACAACTTCTGGATCAACAACCACTGGTGGTGAGCAGGCGATATGCCACGCTCCCGCAGACGCCCTCAGGCGCGCCCTTCGCCGGAAGAATCGTTCGAGCGCCTTCTCGCCGGGTGGAAGCGATCTGAAGTCCGTCGCGGACACGAATGGACCGTACAGCCGGTCTCGGCAGGTCAGGCTCAGAAGGAGTACATCTGCCCGGGGTGCGGGCGGGGGATCGATGCGGGTACAGCTCACCTCGTCGCGTGGCGCGCCGATGGGGTTCTGGGCGACGCGGCCGATCTCGCAGCGCGCCGACACTGGCACACACACTGTTGGAGGATGGCGTGAGCATGGAGATCCGCGGACCCATGGAGCTTCAGGCGCAGCGGTCGGAGATCGAGCTGCCGACCGAAGACGGCCTGACACTGGTGGGTGAGCTCGCCGTGCCGGAATCCACGGATCCGGTCGCGACACTCGTGACTCTGCATCCGCTGCCCACGGCGGGCGGCTTCATGGACTCGCACATCATCCGCAAGGCGGCAGCGCGTCTGCCGGCGTTGGCGCAGCTCGCTGTGCTTCGTTTCAACACGCGCGGTACGACGTCGCCGCGCGGCACCAGCGAGGGTGCCTTCGATGGCGGAGGCGCAGAACGGTTCGATGTCGCCGCCGCCATGGCATTCGTCCGGGAGCGCGGACTGCCCCGTCCCTGGCTCGTCGGCTGGTCGTTCGGGACAGAGCTCGCGCTCAAGTACGGACGAGAGCACGACATCGAAGGCGTCATCCTCCTCTCACCGCCCTTGCACCGGGCGACGGACGCCGAGGTGGCCGCGTGGGCGGGTAGCGAGGTTCCGGTCATCGTGCTGGTGCCGGAGCTCGACGACTACCTCCGTCCCGCAGAGGCCCGAGAGCGATTCGCGTCGATCCCGCACGCACGACTGATCGCCGTCGACGGTGGCAAGCACCTCTGGGTGGGCGAGACGCAGACGCGGCGCGTGCTCACCGAGATCGTGGCCGCGGTGAACCCGGCGAGTCTGCCCCTTGCCACCCATTGGCCACCCGCGTCCTGATCAGGGCGGCTGCGCTCACATGTCGTTCATGCGCGGAATGAGGACCTGCCGGTAGATGATCAGGATGCTCGCCGCCACGGGGATGGCGATCAGAGCTCCGAGCAGTCCCAGCAGGCTGCCTCCGGCGAGGGCAGCCACGACCACGACGGCTCCGGGCACGGAGACCGCGCGGCTCATGATGCGTGGCGAGATGATGTAGGCCTCGATCTGCATGTAGATCAGGTAATAGATCCCGGCGGCGATCGCTGTGGCCGGCGAGCCGAGCCCGGGGATGAGACACGCCAGAACGATGATGGTCGACCCGGTCAGGGTGCCGACGAGCGGGATCAGCGAGAAGAAGAAGGCGACCACGGCCAGCACGGCGGGGAACGGCGCCTGGATGATCGAGAGGTAGATCGCGCTGAGCACGCCGTTGATCACGCCTTGTGAGACCTGCCCCATGACGTAGTAGCCCACGGAGTCGGTGATCTGCTCCGAGAGGTCGACGAACCGCTCGCGCTTGGATGCCGGAGCGAGCTGGTAGACGGACCGTTTCAGGGACGGGGTGGACGCGGTGAGATAGATGGTCAGGATGAGCACGATGAACGCGCCGAACACGCCGCTGAGCACGGCGCCGCTGGCGACGAGCACTCCTTGACCGATCGATCCGCCGATTTCGGTGAGGTTGGTGTTCAGCCAGTCCTCGACGTAGCTGAACACATCGTCGACGCGGAGGTTGGGGAAAGCACTCTTCATCCACTCCTTCAGGTCGTCGATCGCCGTGCCGCGCTGGACGATCGCCGATATCTGCGCGATCAGCTGTGAGATCTGGTCCACGAGCACCGGCAGGATGATGAGCACGATGCCGACGAAAACCGCGAGGACTCCGAGGATCGTCGTGAGCACGGCGAGCCAGCGGGGGAGGCCTCGTCGCTCGAGCAGCGACACCAACGGGTCGAGTCCGAGGCTCAGGAAGAGCGCAGTGCCCAGGTAGAGGAGCACTGTCGACAGCGTCTGGACGCTCCCGATCAGCAGAACCCCCAGTCCCACGCCGAGCGTCGCCAGCAAGGCGGTGCGGAAGGGATTGTGGATCTTCATTAACAGCTCCTCGAACAGATGCAGTCAGATTATCGAGCGGCCGCGACACCGCGTCGACGACGTGCCGATCGGCCCTGCACCGGATGTGCTCGTGGGCAACACACAGAAGGGTTCGCTAGTCTGGAATGTCGAGTGTTGCGTCTCGGATGAAGCCCGGGCTGCGTGAGGAGACTATTCGTGCGTTTCGTATGGGCCGTTGTGGCCTTCGTGCTGGCCGCGGGGCTGATCGGGGCAGGGATCGCTCAGCGCACCATCTTCCTGGGACCGGAGTCGCAGCAGACCAGGGTCGATATCGAAGAGCCGGCACCTTTCGTGCTGCTCGACGGTGAGGTGCTCCAGACCAATCCCGGCGCACAGACTCTGCTCATCCGAGGCGAGGGCGAGATCTACGCCAGCTACGGCCGCACGCCCGACATGGAGGCGTGGCTCGCCGATTCGGAATACAACCACGTGACCGCGGACGGCGACGACTCCTTCGACGTCGAGCATGTCCCGGCCGCGGACGCCGCCGACGGTGGCGAGGGCGACGCCGAGGCCGAAGCGCCGGCCGGCCGCAACCCCGCCGGGTCCGACCTGTGGCTGGATTCCTTCAGCGAGGAGAACCTCCTCATCTCGGACAACATGCAGCTGCCTGAAGGCACCAGCGTGCTGATCGCGTACGACGGAACGCAGGACGCGCCCGACGACATCGTCGTCTCGTGGCCGCTCGACCAGAGCACGCCGTGGGCTGGCCCGCTCATGGCCGCGGGTGGCCTGATGCTGCTCCTCGGACTGATCCTCTACTTCCTCGGCATCCGGCATCAGCGACGCGGTCGTGGTCCGCGTCGCAAGGGCCCCGGACCGTTGCCCGTCACCGAGCCCATCGATGTCGCCGCACTTCCGCCGTCGGAGCGCGAGGCCCTCGAGGCGTCGGGCTCGACGTCTCCGAAGAGCGATGCGCGGGACGCGGAGATCCAAGAGGGGGAGATCGTGGATGAAGGCGCGGAACCGGGATCCAATGAACCCGACGCGAAGACACAGATGCAAGCCGAGCGCCCGGCTCGGCGGCGGCGCCTCCTGGCCATCCCCGCTCTCGCGCTGACCGCCGTCCTGGCGGCAGGCTGCTCTTCGGAGTCGTGGCCGCAGCTGGGGGCTTCCTCGCCCACGCCCTCACCCAGCCCGACGGTGATCGCACCGGACAACCAGAAGCCGCCCGCCGTCACCGAGGCGCAGGCGACGCGCATCCTGCAGTCGATCTCGGCGACGCTCGTCGACGCGGACGCGGCACTCGATCTCGACCTGGCGAAGACGCGCCTCGACGGATCGGCACTCGCTGCGCGCACGACCGACTACGCGCTGCGGGCGAAGATCAAGGACGCGACGCCGCCTTCCGCGATCCCCACCGACGATGTCGAGGTCGTGCTTCCGGAGGCGACGGATCGCTGGCCACGCACGGTCCTCATGCTCTCCAAGAGCACGGATGACGACACCGTGCCGCCGGTCATCCTCACGATGACACAGCAGGACCCGTGGTCGAACTACAAGGTCACCAACATGGCCGAGATGTCGGCGGATGCGGTGTTCCCCGAGGTCGCAGCGGCTTGGCTCGGCACATCGCTGGTCCCCTCAGATTCGGCCTTCCTTCGAGTTCCGCCCGCCGACCTCGCCGCGGCGTTCGCCGATGTGGTCGACACGGGCGAGAAGAGCGCCTCGTACGAACTCTTCGACGAGCTGTCCCTGAACCTCGCCGCCTCCATCAACGAAAGCCGGCAGGCGGTCGTGCAGAACCTCGCCGACAACAACGCGGCGAAGACGTCCAAGGCCGCGTTCGACATGGCGCCGACCACCGCCGACCCGGTGTCCATGACCACTCTCGACAGCGGAGCGATCGTCGCGGTGTCGCTGACCGACGCCGAGACGGTGACGCCGACCTCCGCCGACGCGGTGATCCGTTTCGGCGACAACGCCCAGGCCAAGGCCCTCACGGGTGCATCCGAGTCCGCGAAGGGCGTCGAGACCACCTACGAATTCCAGCTGTTCTTCGCGGTCCCCGCGCAGGGCTCGACGGAACAGATCAAGCTTCTGGCAGTCCGCCAGGACCTCCTCTCCGTGAAGGTGATCAAGTGAGTGAAATGTCCCCCGCCGCTTTGCGCGGAGCCGTCGACCTGTCCAGCCTGCGCAATCGTCCGGCCGCCCCGACCGCCGGCGCGACGGCGCCGAGCATGGCCGATGTGGTCGTGGACGCCACCGACGAGACATTCGGACAGATTCTCGAGATATCTCGCACGGTGCCCGTGGTCGTCGATCTCTGGGCCGAATGGTGTGGCCCGTGCAAGCAGCTCAGTCCCATCATCGAGAAGGTGACGCGAGAGCTCGGTGGCCGGGTGCTGCTCGCGAAAGTCGACGTCGATGCGAACCCGCAACTTGCGCAGAGCTTCCGCGCGCAGTCCATCCCCATAGTGGTCGCTCTGATCGCCGGACAGCCGGTGCCCATGTTCACCGGGGCCGTCCCCGAGCAGCAAGTTCGCGAGGTCTTCACTCAGCTGCTGCAAGTGGCCGCTCAGAACGGCGTCACCGGCACGCTTCCGGTCGGTGAGGCGGCGGAGCCGACCGAGGTGGCAGAAGAGCCGCCGCTTCCTCCGCTGCATGCGGAGGCTTTCGCGGCGATCGAGATCGGCGACTACGCTGCCGCCATCACCGCCTATGAGAAGGCCCTCGCGGAGAATCCGCGAGATGAGGATGCGATCGCAGGGTTGGGGCAGGTCAAGCTTCTGGACCGCGTCCAGGGACTCGATCTGCATCAAGCCCGTGCCGCCGCTGCGAACGATCCGCTCGACGTCCAGGCGCAGTTCGATGTCGCCGATCTCGACCTCGCCGGGGGTCACGTCGATGACGCCTTCGGTCGTCTGCTCGGTCTTTTCGCGCAGCTTCCTTCAGATCAGCGCACGCCGGTCCGTGAGCGACTGGTCGAGCTGTTCGGGCTCATCGGCGCGTCGGACCCGCGTGTGGTGTCTGCGCGGAACCGACTGTCGTCGTTGCTCTTCTGACGGTCGCTGCGCACGGACAGATCCTCGCACGCGCGTGGGCGCTTGCTCAGCCGCGTGAGATCGTCGGCACGTGCGGGTCAGCCTGGTACCGCAGCCAGAGAGTCGAGAGCGCCGGCAGAGTGACGGTTGCCAGCGCTGCCTCACCTTCCGCCTCCGGGTGAGCGACGACGATGCCGAGGTTGCCCGAGCCGCGGCCGCCGTAATCTGCAGCGTCCGTGTTGAGGATCTCCTGCCACACGCCTTCACGGGGAAGCGTCAGCCGGTAGCCGGTTCGCTCGACACCGGCGAAGTTGCTGATGACGACGATCCGACCACCGTGGGCATCACGTCGTTCGAACGCGATCACGGACGGGTCCCAGGTGGGAGCCCCCAGACGGCTGAACGATGAGCCGTCGTTGTCCCGCTCCCACAGGGGCGACTGCGCGCGGTAGACGTGATTGAGGACTCCGACGAAGCCCTGCAGCTGGGCGTGGGAGGGCTGGTCGAGAAGCCACCAGTCGAGTTCGCGTCCTTCGGACCACTCGGCCAGCTGACCGAACTCCTGGCCCATGAAGAGAAGCTTCTTGCCCGGATGCCCCCACATATATGCCAGGTAGGCGCGGACGTTGGCGAGCTTGTGCCAGTGGTCGCCCGGCATCTTCGCCAAGAGGCTGCCTTTACCGTGCACGACCTCGTCGTGACTGATCGGCAGCAGGTAGTTCTCGCCGAACGCGTACACGAAGGAGAACGTCATCTCGCCTTCGTGGTGGGACCGGTGCAGGGGGTCGCGCTGGATGTACTGCAACGAGTCGTTCATCCAGCCCATGTTCCACTTGAACCCGAAGCCCAACCCGGCATGCGCGGTCGGCGCGGTGACCCCCGGGAAGCTCGTGGACTCTTCGGCGATCATGAGGATGCCGGGATGCAACCGATAAGCGGTGGCATTGACCTCCTGCAGGAAGCGGATGGCTTCGAGGTTCTCCCTGCCACCGTGGATGTTTGGCTCCCACTCGCCTTCGTTGCGGGAGTAGTCCAGGTAGAGCATGGATGCGACGGCATCGACCCGCAGGCCATCGACGTGGAACTCCTCGAGCCAGTAGAGGGCATTCGCCACCAGGAATCCGCGGACCTCAGGACGCCCGTAGTCGAAGATCAGCGTGCCCCAGTCCTGGTGCTCGCCGCGCCGGGGATCGGGATGCTCGTACAAGGCTTGCCCGTCGAACCGCGCGAGGGCGAAAGCGTCCTTCGGAAAGTGCCCTGGCACCCAGTCCATGATCACCCCGATGCCGGCCTGGTGCAGGCGATCGATCAGATATCTCAGATCGTCGGGACTCCCGAATCGGCTCGTCGGTGCGTAGTATCCGCTGATCTGATAGCCCCAGGAGCCGCCGAACGGATGCTCGGCCAGCGGCATGAATTCGACGTGAGTGAATCCTGCGCTCGTGACGTGTTCGATCAGCGGGTCCGCGATTTCGCGGTAACCCAGTCCACTCCGCCAGGAGCCGAGGTGGATCTCGTAGACCGAGAGCGGCTGAGCCACGGCATGGGTGGCCGCGCGGCGCGTCATCCACGCCCCGTCCGTCCAGGTGTACGAGGAGGCTGTGACGACAGACGCCGTGTCCGGCGGCACCTCTGCTGCGAGCGCCATCGGATCCGCTTTCAGGATCCATGCGCCGTCGCGGGTGCGGATCTGATACTTGTATCGAGTGCCCGGAGCCAGATCGGGGATGAAGAGCTCCCAGACGCCGCTGACACCCATGGAGCGCATGGCATGTGGTTCGCCGCTCCAGCCATTGTGGTCTCCGACGACACGCACGGCAGTGGCGTTCGGCGCCCAGACGGCGAAAGCGACGCCCTTCTCGCCGTCGAGGGTGCGCGGGTGCGCTCCGAGCACCTGCCACAGCCGTTCGTGTCGGCCTTCGGCCATCAGATGCAGGTCGAGGTCACCGAGCGTCGGAGAATGGCGATACGGATCCCCGGTGACCGCTTCGTCGTCGGAACCGTAAGCCGTCGCGATCCGGTACGGAATCGGCGGACCGGCGTGACGTGCCTCCCAGATGCCGTGGGCGGCGTGGTTCAGAGACAGACGACTGCCATCGTTGAAGACTGCGGCAACGGAGCGGGCGAGTGGCCGACGGACACGGATGATCGTGGAAGTGCGCCCCGCCGGATCCTTCGACGGGTGTGCACCGAGCAGGGCGTGCGGATCGTGGTGGGAGGCCTCGGACACCGCTTCCCATTCGGCGGACGCGCTCATGTTCTCCAGGCCGCTCATGCGCCCTCCCTCACCTTCAGGATGTGCACCGGCTCGGCGAAAGCGTCGAGCCGGACGTAGTTGTGGTCGGTCCACGTCCAGACCGCGCCGGTCAGGAGGTCTTCCACTTCGAAGGGCTCGCCGAGCGGGACCCCCCAGAGGGTGGTGTCGAGGTGGACTGTGGTCTCGCGCACAGAGTGCGGATCGACGTTCGCCACGACGATGATCGTATCCGGACGTCCCGTTCCCGTGAACTCGGCGTCGAGGTGCTTGCTGTAGACGAGCACGGCTTCGTCGTCGCTCCAGTGCGCGCAGAAGTTGCGGAGCTGCCGAAGGGCCGGATGGGCGTCGCGGATCTGGTTGAGGCGCCGGAGCAGCGGCGCGAGGGAGTCTCCCCGTTCCTCCGCCCCTGCCCAGTCTCGGAACTTGTACTCGTACTTCTCGTTGTCGATGTTCTCCTCCGACCCGGGACGAGCCACGTTCTCGAACAACTCGTAGCCGGCGTAGACGCCGTATATCGGGGCGGCTGTCGCAGCGATGCACGCGCGGATCCGGTATGCGGCGCGACCACCGAACTGGAGGTATTCCGTGAGGATGTCGTGCGTGTTGACGAACAGGTTGGGTCGCATGTAGTCGCTGGTCTCGTGCGACACCGAGGTGAGGAACTCCTCGAGCTCCGCCTTGGTGTTGCGCCAGGTGAAGTAGCTGTAGCTCTGCTGGAAGCCCACGGCTGCCAGCGCGCGCATGACGGCGGGCCGGGTGAAG
This genomic window contains:
- the rpsB gene encoding 30S ribosomal protein S2, which translates into the protein MAVVTIRQLLDSGVHFGHQTRRWNPKVKRFILTERSGIHIIDLQQSLGYIDKAYDFVKETVAHGGTILFVGTKKQAQEILAEQATRVGQPFVNQRWLGGLLTNFSTISKRLARMKELEELDYETPANSGFTKKELLLKKRELDKLHKSLGGIRNLTKTPSALWVVDAKREHLAIDEAKKLGIPVIGILDTNADPDDFQYPIPGNDDAIRSVSLLTRIIADAAAEGLQQKHNPETGDAEPLADWERELLETPADDAPAADAAEAPAEEAPAAESAEAPADEAPAAESAEAPAEEAPAEEAPAAESAEAPAEEAPAAESAEAPAADAAAK
- a CDS encoding DivIVA domain-containing protein codes for the protein MTDGRSDAPAPPDDESPPAFALTTGREMGYHRTAVDSFLASARLAFETGADELDAADVRTASFPLVKGGYVVAAVDAALGRVEDAFAARARERVVKAEGAGVWVEQARAEAQLILDHLARPSRHRFARTGLLTFGYRVDEVDHVASRIVRYLRDGDALSAEQLRSAAFRMQRGGYREEQVDALLDATIDVILAVR
- the tsf gene encoding translation elongation factor Ts, whose protein sequence is MANFTIADLKALREQLGTGMVDTKKALEEADGDVQKATEILRLKGAKGNAKRADRSTSEGLIVARESEGAVTLIELACETDFVAKNDRFITLAEKVADAVAAVKADSVEAALAAQAGEQTVEQLVSEEAAIIGEKVELRRVRTITGDKVEVYLHRTSKDLPPQIGVVVAYSGDDAETARSIAQHISFANPSYLSREDVPADAVEKEREIVTEISRNEGKPEAALPKIVEGRVSAFIKQVALLEQDYAKDNKLSVAQVAKDAGITVTDFARFKVGA
- the pyrH gene encoding UMP kinase is translated as MTERTGRRRVLLKLSGEAFGAGQLGVNPDVVGQIARDIAAAVDRVEVAVVVGGGNFFRGAELSQRGMDRGRADYMGMLGTVMNALALQDFLEQAGAATRVQSAIAMTQVAEPYIPRRAERHMEKGRVVIFGAGAGLPYFSTDTVAAQRALEIGAQEVLVAKNGVDAIYTADPNKHADAERIERVTYRDALQQGLKVVDSTAFSLCMDNNMDMRVFGMEPSGNVTRALLGEPIGTLVTA
- the frr gene encoding ribosome recycling factor; amino-acid sequence: MIADVLAETTSRMSRAVDAAKEDFSTVRTGRANPQMFQKLLVDYYGTPTPLGQLASLANQEARTLIITPYDKSALRAIEQAVRDMPNLGANPTNDGNLVRVTMPELTAERRKEYVKLAKTKAEDAKVHVRGIRRKAKDELDALKSELGEDEITRAEKELDGLTRQHVDLIDDALKRKEAELLEV
- a CDS encoding lytic transglycosylase domain-containing protein, translated to MNSRNDMTPERNGSSLSSAATVPSASKGAPRWSRRRGVASVISALAVVGFAGAMVAPTGVAMAEPVAVETPDSAYSVALADTQNLTVTVEGAAIAPVERGNFEVYVKPKPKPKPKPKPAPEPAESGSESEPESDGGSSGGGPPPYTGGGAPAEWMAAAGIAQSDWQYVDYVVSRESGWNPNATNSSSGACGLVQALPCSKVPGNGYNPVDNLRWANGYATGRYGSWAGAYNFWINNHWW
- a CDS encoding phosphatidate cytidylyltransferase; this translates as MSDDSRDAEEGTPLTRREARDVSAPDDRIPLVDAAFPAFDAASIPPRPPVPAAGPGAVSAGVLDTGDHSAIREQWRVRRDELNTHVSYARDQLDQANERIKQRTGRDLILAILIGLAFGAALLGSLIFIKALFVPFALAAALLVVYELSRALRAAGRRIDVVPQLIAATFLVLPAYFAEAWLSWVMLFVAVAFVIVWRLVAQMIVQDGRTYGEVLADAVIGGFVQVYVPFLAGVALILLEQDGGEWWVLSFIAIAVAADTGAYAAGLTFGKHPMAPRISPKKTWEGFAGAVIASLAAGVLLAIFLLDLPWWAGLIFGVAILLTATLGDLGESMLKRDLGIKDMSSWLPGHGGLLDRLDSILPSTVPALGLYFLLSPWAVL